From the genome of Numenius arquata chromosome 9, bNumArq3.hap1.1, whole genome shotgun sequence:
AGACGTGGGtttcctcattaggaaattaaggaagtgtgggctagaggAGGGGgcggtgaggtggattgagagctggctgtgtgacaggactcagagggttgtaattaatggagcaggatcaagttggaggcctgtaaccagcggtgtcccccaggggtcaatactcggcccagtcctgttcaacgtattcatcaatgacctgggtgaggggacagagtgtatccccagcaagttggctgatggtaccaaactgggagggctggccgacactccagagggctgtgccgccatccagcgtgacctggacaggctggagagctgggcagagaagaacctcgaggttcaacaagggcaaatgtagggtcctgcaccttgggaggaagaaccccaggcaccagtataggttagggatggatcttctgggaagcactgctgaggagaaggatctgggagtcctggtggatagcaaactatccatgagccagcgatgtgcccttgttgccaagaggggcaatgggatcctgggctgcgtagggaagagtgtggccagtagaatcatagaatcatagaatcgtccaggttggaaaagacccttgggatcattgagtccaaccatctaccctacactacaaagttctcccctataccatatcccccaacaccacatctaaacggctcttaaacacatccagggatggtgactcaaccccctccctgggcagcctgttccagtgtctgaccactctttctgtgaagtggtaggtggagggaggtcattctccccctctgctctgcactggtgaggccgtaactggaatactgcgtccagttctgggctccccagttcaagagagacagggaactactggagagagtccagcgtagggcaactaagatgatggagggattggagcatctccctgatgaggaaaggctcaaagagctggggctctttagcctggagaagagaaggctgaggggagaccttatctatgtttacaagtacctaaagggtgggttgaaggaggatggagccggactcttttcagtggttcccagtgacaggacgaggggcaacgggcacaagctggaacacgggaagttccattcaaatatgaggaagaacttctttccggtgagggtgccagagccctggaacaggctgcccagggaggtcgtggagtccccttctctggagatcttcaagccccgcctggatgcagccctgagtgatgtgctctgggcaaccctgctctagcaggggagttggactggatgatctctagagatcactccgacaattccgtgattccgtgaatgtCCCCGTATCTCAGCTgtgcttttctccccctctgtTTCAGATTCCCGTTTCCAGGATCTCCCCGATGCCATTTCCCGCGGGCCAGGTCTCTCCCAGGGCGCGTTTCCCCGTCTCATTTCCCAGTCCGGGAAGAACAGGGGCCAGAACTTTGGCGGACATCAAGGCCAAAGCCCAGCAAGCCAAGGCTCAGagggcagccgccgccgctgccgccgccgccgccgccgccgcctcggccggGGGGGCCGtcccggggccgggaccggggggcggcggggcccccccGGGTGGCGGAGGAGAGAAGAGTAACGCAGCAGCCGGCGGAACCGACCGAACTGGAACCGGAGGAAATGCACTGGAACTGGCAGGAACTGGAAGCGGGGGAAGTTCGAGAAGGTTTCTTCCCCCTTGTCCGGGGACACAGACCCAAATGGAGACCCAGCCCCCGGGCCCGGCACCGCCTCACGGTCCTTCTGGAGCACAACTACAGCAGAATTCCACGCTGCCGCCCGGAGCTGCAGCCGGCAGCACGGGCACCGGCTCCCCGGCAGCGGTGTCGGCATTAGAGAAAACCACCAGGACAAAccagagcccccccagcctgGCCGGGAGTCGGGTCTCGGGCTCCCCGTGCCCTGGCAGCGGTGACAAACGAGAGAAAGCACCTTCTGCTCCGGCAGGTCCCAGCCAGGCCTGTGGGACGCCGGCCCTCAGGGACGGAACCGGCTGCCTCACCGCGTCCCCAGCAGGCGCCAGCACAAACGGCACTAAGGTGGCACCTGCGGCCTCAGGAGGGACCAGCTCAGACATCTCTAAAAGCaaatctccttcccctcccacgtCTTCGCTGACGCCCGCGAGCTCAGaagcccaggctggagctggggtcgcCTCTGTCCCACCCCCAAATGCCCCCCCAGCAGCGCCCGGCCTTAAAACTCACCCGGGTTCCAGCTCGAGCGGCGCCCTCCCGAAACCAAGCTCCAGCATTCCTGCCAACAACCCTTTGGTCACCCAGCTCCTCCAAGGCAAGAGCGTCCCCCTGGAGCAAATCCTGCCGAAGCCTCTCACCAAGGCGGAGGCGAGGCCGGTCCCGGTAGCCGCTCATGAAGAGAAAGGGGCAGCGTCCGGCGCTCCGAGCGCAGCCGGGAGCGGCGCCGGAGCCGAGGGCGGTGAAAGACAATCGAGTTTACCCCCGCAGCAGCTCGGGAAGGTCTTTTGCCAGAACAGGCCTCTCCCTCACATTCCAAGGACCTTTCCGCTCCCCTCGGGGAAGGACCCCGGTCCTGAGCAGCACCAGTGCCACGAGGCGCTCAGCAAAACAACCCAAGAGCAGATCCTTCAGACTCTCATCAAGAGGGTCCAGAGGCAGAATTTGTTGCCGGCCCTTCAGCCTTCGCAGCTGAGCCTCCCCCCCTCAGGTTTCCAGTTAGAAAACGGCTCCACCAGCCAGCGGTTTATGCTGGGTTTCATGGGCAGGAGGACCTCCAAGCCTGCGATGTCTGGGCATTACCTGCTCAACATCTCTACCTACGGCCGCGGCTCAGAGAGTTTGAGGAGAGGCTTCTCCTTGAACCCTGAAACCCGCTTGAGCAGCCCTGCTGACGCTCCCAAGGCGGAGCCTGGGGAAGGCGAGGAGACGGccgggcagggcagcagcagcgacgAAGGGGACGCAGACGATGAGAGCACCGGTGACGAACGGGAGCGTGCGGGCGCGAAAGAGGAGCCCCAGGCTGCCCCGGCGTCTGCTCGCTGCGACAGAGACCAGGGGTCGCAGGGCGCCAGTCCCTCGGGTCGCAGCGCCCCGGCGGGCAGGGGGGTGAAGGCAGAGGCGGCGGGCGCCAAGGAGAACGTGCAGGCCTTCGACGGGTCTGCGTTGGCACGGGATTTTATCCAGGCGGCTCAAGAGCAAATGGCCCACGCCATGAGGGGGAAGATGCGCGGCAACCCGGAGCTTTtcgtcccccctgtcccctcctcggACTCGGCGCAGCAGCAGCCTCCGCTGCTCGCTCCCCAACACCCGGCCAAGCTCCCGGGGAGCGCCGCGGCGCAGCTCATCGGGCCCAGTTACAGCGGGACAATTAACGTCTCCACCTCCCCGGACGTCAGCCAGGGGTCCCTGATGAGCGGGCTGTCGGAGTGCAATCAGTTGTCCAGTAGCATGGGGAACGTCATGTCCTTCTCCGTCACCGTCACCACCATTCCCACCAGCCAGGCCATGAGCTCCGGCAACCACGGCCAGACCATCCCCGTCCAGGCCTTCGCCGAAGACCACGGCCTGGAGGACTCTCCTTCCAAATGCTACTGCAGGTTGAAAGCCATGATCATGTGCAAGGGCTGCGGTGCCTTCTGCCATGACGACTGCATCGGCCCCTCTAAGCTCTGCGTCTCCTGCCTCGTGGTGCGGTAaccgggggggggtggcggggggaagAGGATGGCTTCGTTGTGGGGTTTGCTTTGGGAAGTACaatgggaagaaacaggaaatttACTGCCTTGCACAAGAGACACGTTGCCCAATCAGGAATCCAGAGTAGAGTCCTTCTTTCATTAAAGAAAGAGCACCTTCTTGTACAGTGAGTCTAAGCTGAGCTCAACCACGGGAATTGTGACAAGAGTTTGCACTTAAGGAATTATGTAAATATGTcacattattttgtttaaaactattttttcaatCTTTTAGGAGATAGCGTTTGACTCGTGCTGCAGTTTCAGTAACCCCGGCCTGCCCTCCGGCGTGTTCCGCTGAGCTCTGCTCCGGGGGGGGAACCAACCCCCGGCAAAACCGTAGCCCGAGGTCGGTCTCCCCGTGGCAAAGGGGAGAGCCGGAGAATCAAAGAACGGAGAGGTTTGTGCTGAGCGACGGGAGCACCGAGGCAGGAATCCGTCCCTGCACGGGCTGGCCTCGGGGCTCTGGATTtcggtgtgggttttttgggagcTGGAAGGCGTTGAGGCTGCCCCCGCCTGTCGGGTCGGGCCGTTCCCAGCGGCGTCCTGGGCTGTGCAATATTGGCTGGAGTTTCTGAGCTGCGTATCCTCTCCTCGTCAAGGAGGCACTTGCAGTAACCTTGTTTTAAGGCAAGTAGTGTCTTGATTTTGCTACTGGTAAATACTGAGACAGGCAACTCTACGAACCATAGGATCGGGGACTTTCAATCGCTGAACCCGCtcggtgtcggggggggggggaaccccgggAAGCGGAGATCACCGGTACCTGCTGAACCGCCTCCTGTCTGGGCTGTCGGCACCCGCGGAAACCTGCTTGCTTTTTATGAGGCGTTTGAGGGGGGGGAAGCGCCGTCCCGCAGTCGGGAGCCATCGgccgtgacccccccgggacGCGAGCGAGGTGTCTCGAGCGTCACCCTCCGTCCCGCTGTTTCCTAAGGAGCTTCTGCTGCGCTCGTTGGGGTCCCCGACAGTCAGACTTCCCATTGCTGGAGGTTTTGGACTTAGCTCAGTGTAGGGACAGGAAAACAAGTGTCTTGTTGGGCCTGAGGTGAGCCcgctggggggggctgtgtggtTTTCGATACCAAATGCTGGGGTTctgcggggctggggaaggggccgCGCACCCCCCGACCCCAGCCCGGGACACGGCCGGGgaccctcagcctccctttcagCCTCCCAAATCCACCCCCTTGGATTAATAGAAACTAAAGCAGTTGCAGAACAGTACTGGGTTGTGAGGAGCTGCCGCCCGGCTGGCTAACGAAGCACCCGCCCAGCTGGCTAACGAAGCACCAGCCCGGCTGGCTAACGAAGCACCCCCCCGGCTGGCTAACAAAGCACCCGCCCGGCTGGCTAACGAAGCACCCCCCCGGCTGGCTAACGAAGCACAGGCCGAGCTGCGGGTATTGCAACGTCCCATCGGGGGTTCCTGGGGTGTTTCTCTACCAAAACCATGGGGTTCACTCGTCACCTCCGGTCCCGGGTTGTCGCTGGGGgtaggggaagggggggtgggggccaTCCCGCATCTCGGACAGGTAACAGAGCGTTGTCTCTTTTTGATGGAAAAGCACTGAATTCACTTTTAATCCAAAGGCCTTTTTAATCTGAAGCAATATTAACAAACTGGGGGGGACGGCTGCTCCGTGGGGGGGGgtcctcagcctttcttcttctctcctttcgCCTGCACCgaccccgctgccctcccccggggacccgccgGCTCTTGGGAAGGGTCAGAAATAACCTCCTGGGAAGCAGCGGGGGGTTCCAAAAGGTGATTTATTGGGGAATGACAGAGTTGCAGATTTCATCAAGGCGTTTCCTTCCCTGCCCGGCAGAGCGCGGACCCTCCGGAGCAGGATTcctgggggggtctcaggggCTGCAGCGCATCTTGGTCTCCGTTCTGCTCATCCTAAATTTACTGGGGAGCGGCGGCCCCCACTTTCTGACGAAGCGTCGCTGCTCAGACACCCAGTACGAGAGGATTTAAGTGTTAGAAATGACTTCACATTTTTTAATCTAGAACCGAAATctcaaaaaacccactcaaaccCCTCCACACAAATTCCCCCCGGTTTGTCCGTGGTGCTGCACAGGCGGTGGCGGTTGTAGCCCCAGAACCACCCTCGGCCTGTGCCTTCCCTGCTCGGTGTGTGCGGAGGGACGGGGCTTGGCTTTTGGTTTCTCCCGTTAGAAGCCGACACGGGAACGGGGGGAATCCTCTCCCGCCCCGGGCCGACGGGTCCgtcagccccggccgggcagcagcccccagctcccgCTGAGAGAGGGGTTTCTGCCGGTGTTCAGCTCGGGGGGCGCAGCGTGACGGGGGTGGAGGGTGGGTGCCCCGAGGGGCCGGGCTGGGAGCAGGGTCTGTCCGCTCCGGGGTAGCTCCAGCCTTGTGTCTGGACGTGGAGAAGCTCCAGCAGCGTCGTGATCCTCAGGTCCACGCGTTGGTTCCCGGCTGCGACACATCCCCAGGGTCATCCGGTTTAGAGACTGTTGGTAGTTACAAAATCAACCGAAAAAACCCATTCTCGCCCCAGATACGAGCGAAGGGGTTTTCTGGGCGTAGCGGGGTCCATTCCGTTCGTGCCCCGGCTTTTATCGGCGTGGTTTTCCGAGGCTGAGGATgagaaggtggggagggagcagccgGCCGAGATCTTGCTCTGATGGCGGTTGTGCCCGGGGAGGGCTGTTCCGTGGCTCCTCTCGGCGCTTCCcagcccagtccctgccctggctgAGGGTCCACCTTGTTCCTCCCGTGGGATTTCCCACGCGGCCCCTGTGGTGGGTGGGTTCGGTTTCCCGTCCCGCAGACGCCTCTTGGGAGCCCTCTCTGGAAGGCGAGAAGCCGCCGCCGGTGCGTGGTCCTGCAGGAAAGGCTCGGTGTCACCATCCCGGGGTGGGACCTGTGGCCACCACGAGGGTCTCGGTGGCTCCAGACCCGCGTGGGACGGGGTGGGCGTCTTGCGGGGTGACCTGGAAGTTTACAACTCCCTTCAGTGCCTTAGGGATATTTTAATGGATCAGCACTTTTCTCGGGctactttcattctcttttctttttaaggaaatcaCTTCTTTTTAACTGCCCGTCGGTGACTGCAGCGTGTGCGACGTGTGCGACGGGGCGCAGCTCGGTGGGGGAGCCTCCTCAGGGCCGCGAGAGGGCATTGAGTCGTTAGGGCATGATTAGATGCAACGGGGCTGGGTGTAATTACCACGTCCAGGTCGACATAAAGCCTTGGAAGCTTCGCCTGTTTTCCATTGTGGAATAACGCATTCCagggggggggggatcctgcAGCCCGGGGGAGGAGTGTCTGCTCTCCCACCGCCCGACCTTCCCGCTGCTCCTCCAGCGGGACCAGGAACCTGCCTTCGCACTGGATTTACGGATCAGAGGGCCGTGGGGACGCAGCTGAAGGCATTACATTTGGGTTCCCCGGGCACGAAGTGCACGGCGCTGCAGCAGATGCTGTCCTAAAAACACGGGAGGTGAATCGCTGGGAAAGCCTCCGCCGGCCTGGGGCTGTGGCACCAGCAGCTCCAGTAGGAAAAGTTCCTGGGGTTTAAATTCCCCCTTTTGGGCCGTCCCCGAGTCCTGCAGCGCCGGGACGGGAGGCGCAGAGGGATGGATGGGGTGTAACCTCCCGgcgcagcccccgggggggggggggtttggggcagggggagcagctctgcaggagttTGGGGGCCCGGGGGGGTCGGGGGCCCGGGGAAAGGGGTTTGGTGGGAAATTGTAATGTCCCTCCTTAGATCAGAAGGAAAGACCAAGATGTTCAGCGGCTCCGCTGGCCCCAGGAGCGTGTCCTGGTCGTGGTGATGAGAAACAGCTGATGGTGGGGTCATTAAGAGCTGGGTCTGAGGGGTGTCCTTCAGCTGCTGGACCCTCCGGGGCCcggtccctgcccacagcaggagacTGGAGCTGGACTCGGGCTTCTCTGCTCCGGGGGGAGGTGTCTGTCTGACCCCTCATTGAAACCACTTGGCCATGGGTGGCCACCAGAAGGCTGAGGAgaaccagccctgcccaggtgtCCTCCCACCGTCTCTGGCGGTGGCCACCCTTCAGCATGGAACAGCCGTACCAACGTGGCCGTGGGGCGATTGGTGGTGGCCACACGTGgccagtggtggggctggaggcagaagCCACCACTGCTCTGGTGGCCTGGTCTTACTGGAGAAGAACTGGGTTGGGGTGTTCTCCAGGGAAGTGCCTGGAAGGTCAGGAGCTTCCTTCACTGGAACCGTCTCAccgggggcactgggagcactggggacatggTTGTGTTTCTCCTGGGAGCTCTTTGGAAGCCACCACCGGCCCTGGTGTCACCTCCGTGGCTCTGTTGGCTGTGGAGGAGGGTACTTGGGCTGGGCTGGTTGGACCTTCCATAATCCCACGTCTGGAATTAGAGGTGGCTGCTGCAGcggtgggagggaaggatggggTGTGCACACTGAATTACCGGGCAATTAGCAGGGATTAATTActggggggggtgcggggggggggagaggaaagcgTTCCCGGGCCATTGCTACTCCGGCACCCGCTGCCCCGGGACGAGGGGCTCCCGGGGAGGCGGCTCCAGCCTTTGCTGGGATCACGGAATCCAGAACTTTCTTTGTtacctgggttggtttttttaatgctatacATTTGATATAACAGGAGATCCATTTTAAGAGCTTACAGTaatatattttaagtaatatatattttagtatctgttaaaaaaaaaaaaaaaaaaccaataaataaaaaaagaaaggcagaggcTGATTCGTGGGGCGGGTGAGCGGGGCAGGGAGCGTGCGGCTCCTCGGCGAGGCCAGGGGGAGCGCCAGGGGAACTGAGGagactcagctttttttttccactaaacgCAATAAAAATGGGAATTCTTACAAAAGAAGAACTCCAGTGCTGTTTACCACGGGCGGGTTGGAGGATACTAAACCTTTGTCtgtcttttgcctttttaaaagggACTTAAATTGGCCTAGAGGGTATGTACAGAGAAATCGAGTTGAcaccatttaaaaatgtatttttacacaaataatatagaaaaaaaaaaaatcatattttacataagaattttaaaaaatatgt
Proteins encoded in this window:
- the ASXL2 gene encoding putative Polycomb group protein ASXL2, which encodes MREKGRRKKGRTWAEAARTVLEKYPNTPMSHKEILQVIQKEGLKEISGTSPLACLNAMLHTNSRGEEGIFYKVPGRMGVYTLKKDVPDGLKELSDGSEESSDAQSDSQSSENCSSSSSSSDGCSNKDGKKSRWKRKVSSRLSQTSSPQSACPSPSIQAGKVISSSQKHSKKALKQALKQQQQKQQQQQCRAGMPVSSNQHVLLKAVKAAGDSTPAKPAWEGKQSDGQSGSPQNSTSSSSPSVKLENSLPGLGKKPFQRSDRLHARQLKRTKCAEIDVETPDSILVNTNLRALINKHTFSVLPTECQQRLLLLLPEVDRQVGADGLMKLSGSALNNEFFTSAAQGWKERLSEGEFTPEMQLRIRQEIEKEKKVELWKEHFFESYYGQSSGLSPEESKRLTANTSPAETEPESAAAEQPKCTAASVAPLREEVSSPLESKAQAAAEAPAMKRGGEERREDTQPKAARPAEASVSPGAVRPVDRSLSVKERVLGESSPEKPQAAVTQKPEEARKQPAPKGALATETVSASALAPSKPKSPEAGEVVAEVKSPVIAPEPPEKKPPASEEMEVSVEAQKRKSESREEALTAPEKRPRMMENCQHRPAFRGQPQSFPAPGTPVPRVPPLKIPVSRISPMPFPAGQVSPRARFPVSFPSPGRTGARTLADIKAKAQQAKAQRAAAAAAAAAAAAASAGGAVPGPGPGGGGAPPGGGGEKSNAAAGGTDRTGTGGNALELAGTGSGGSSRRFLPPCPGTQTQMETQPPGPAPPHGPSGAQLQQNSTLPPGAAAGSTGTGSPAAVSALEKTTRTNQSPPSLAGSRVSGSPCPGSGDKREKAPSAPAGPSQACGTPALRDGTGCLTASPAGASTNGTKVAPAASGGTSSDISKSKSPSPPTSSLTPASSEAQAGAGVASVPPPNAPPAAPGLKTHPGSSSSGALPKPSSSIPANNPLVTQLLQGKSVPLEQILPKPLTKAEARPVPVAAHEEKGAASGAPSAAGSGAGAEGGERQSSLPPQQLGKVFCQNRPLPHIPRTFPLPSGKDPGPEQHQCHEALSKTTQEQILQTLIKRVQRQNLLPALQPSQLSLPPSGFQLENGSTSQRFMLGFMGRRTSKPAMSGHYLLNISTYGRGSESLRRGFSLNPETRLSSPADAPKAEPGEGEETAGQGSSSDEGDADDESTGDERERAGAKEEPQAAPASARCDRDQGSQGASPSGRSAPAGRGVKAEAAGAKENVQAFDGSALARDFIQAAQEQMAHAMRGKMRGNPELFVPPVPSSDSAQQQPPLLAPQHPAKLPGSAAAQLIGPSYSGTINVSTSPDVSQGSLMSGLSECNQLSSSMGNVMSFSVTVTTIPTSQAMSSGNHGQTIPVQAFAEDHGLEDSPSKCYCRLKAMIMCKGCGAFCHDDCIGPSKLCVSCLVVR